One Haladaptatus sp. R4 DNA window includes the following coding sequences:
- a CDS encoding ABC transporter ATP-binding protein: MTNLEMDGVTKVFREGGGGEIVAVSDFTVDIDDGEFLVLVGPSGCGKSTTLRMVAGLETITSGEMRLGGERMNEKKPGERDIAMVFQSYALYPHMTVRENMRFGLEESTDMGKAEMNSLVEETAEMLGMPDLLDRKPGELSGGQQQRVALGRAIVRDPEVFLMDEPLSNLDAKLRSQMRTELQRLQEDLGVTTVYVTHDQTEAMTMGDRIAILNDGKLQQVATPIEAYHQPANLFVAGFIGEPSMNFFEMDLDGSKLVGEQFEYALSAETANELGDSTRVTLGVRPEDVELVSNGSDEHDFETVVDVVEPMGNENNVYLRFADADESKTMEERQTFVATLSGMRSIEEGQEVVARIPEDAIHLFDTETGAALRNRRLDQEATLPNR; encoded by the coding sequence ATGACGAACCTCGAAATGGACGGTGTGACGAAGGTGTTCCGTGAGGGCGGTGGCGGCGAAATCGTCGCGGTCTCCGATTTCACGGTGGATATCGACGACGGCGAGTTTCTCGTACTCGTCGGCCCATCCGGCTGTGGGAAATCGACCACGCTCCGCATGGTTGCGGGCTTGGAGACGATAACCAGCGGCGAGATGCGCCTCGGTGGGGAGCGAATGAACGAGAAAAAGCCGGGCGAACGGGACATCGCGATGGTGTTCCAGTCCTACGCGCTGTATCCGCACATGACCGTGCGGGAGAACATGCGGTTCGGACTCGAAGAGTCCACCGACATGGGAAAAGCCGAGATGAACTCGCTCGTCGAGGAGACGGCCGAAATGCTCGGCATGCCTGATCTGCTCGACCGGAAACCGGGCGAACTCTCCGGCGGGCAACAACAGCGCGTCGCACTCGGCCGCGCCATCGTCCGCGACCCGGAAGTGTTCCTGATGGACGAACCGCTGTCGAATCTGGACGCCAAACTTCGCTCGCAGATGCGGACCGAACTCCAGCGACTTCAGGAGGACCTCGGCGTGACGACGGTGTACGTCACCCACGATCAAACGGAAGCGATGACGATGGGCGACCGAATCGCCATCCTGAACGACGGGAAACTCCAGCAGGTCGCCACGCCGATAGAGGCGTACCACCAACCGGCGAATCTCTTCGTCGCGGGATTCATCGGCGAGCCGTCGATGAACTTCTTCGAGATGGATCTGGACGGGTCGAAACTCGTCGGTGAGCAGTTCGAATACGCGCTGTCGGCCGAGACGGCGAACGAACTCGGCGATTCGACGCGCGTGACGCTCGGCGTTCGGCCGGAGGACGTGGAACTCGTCTCCAACGGCAGCGACGAACACGATTTCGAAACGGTCGTGGACGTCGTGGAACCGATGGGGAACGAGAACAACGTCTACCTCCGATTTGCCGATGCCGACGAATCGAAAACGATGGAGGAACGCCAGACGTTCGTCGCCACGCTGAGCGGCATGCGAAGCATCGAGGAGGGCCAGGAAGTCGTGGCCCGAATCCCGGAGGACGCGATACACCTGTTCGACACAGAAACAGGAGCGGCGCTTCGTAACCGCCGCCTCGATCAGGAAGCGACGCTTCCGAACCGCTAA
- a CDS encoding carbohydrate ABC transporter permease, protein MATDSSDTSVFDVSNLSRMGYSRILLYATVVALVLLYLLPIETGLMTSLKSDALGSLPYFPPGPSGFTFVHWSDAFSQLASGLINSFILAIPATVLSAFIGSITAYGLTNLTWRYKAAFLTLFIAGIFIPYQAVLIPLSQFWAIYFPIHNLFGTYGQLIELIISHVAYGIPITLLLFRTYYKDIPTEMLEAAELDGASAFGIYRRIILPLSGPMFAVTLIYQFTQVWNDLLFALVIMGPGPASPVTIPLAQLGASLTNVGFGIRMAGAFIAAFPTLLVYIMFGDQFAEGVAT, encoded by the coding sequence ATGGCAACTGATTCGAGCGACACGTCCGTATTCGATGTAAGCAATCTGTCGAGGATGGGATACTCCCGTATCCTCCTCTACGCGACGGTGGTCGCGCTGGTGTTACTGTATCTCCTCCCGATAGAGACGGGCCTCATGACGTCGCTCAAATCCGACGCTCTCGGTTCACTCCCGTACTTCCCGCCCGGACCGTCGGGATTCACGTTCGTTCACTGGAGCGACGCGTTCTCCCAACTCGCCTCCGGTCTCATCAACAGCTTCATCCTCGCGATTCCCGCGACGGTGTTATCGGCGTTCATCGGAAGCATCACGGCGTACGGGTTGACGAACCTCACGTGGCGGTACAAAGCGGCGTTTCTGACGCTGTTCATCGCCGGGATTTTCATCCCGTATCAGGCGGTGTTGATTCCGCTCTCGCAGTTCTGGGCGATCTACTTCCCGATTCACAACCTGTTCGGGACGTACGGTCAACTGATCGAACTGATAATCTCACACGTCGCCTACGGGATACCCATCACGCTGCTCCTGTTCCGGACGTACTACAAGGACATCCCGACGGAAATGTTGGAGGCGGCGGAACTCGACGGTGCGAGCGCGTTCGGCATCTATCGTCGAATCATCCTGCCGCTGTCCGGCCCGATGTTCGCGGTGACGCTCATCTACCAGTTCACGCAGGTCTGGAACGACCTCCTGTTCGCGCTGGTGATAATGGGTCCGGGACCGGCGTCTCCGGTGACGATTCCGCTGGCACAGCTCGGCGCGAGCCTCACGAACGTCGGGTTCGGTATCCGAATGGCGGGTGCGTTCATCGCCGCCTTCCCGACGTTGCTGGTGTACATCATGTTCGGCGACCAGTTCGCGGAGGGGGTCGCAACATGA
- a CDS encoding 30S ribosomal protein S17e codes for MPVQPDYVKKVATVLLERYPEAFTDDFDRNKESVTALTNVDSKSVRNKIAGYITRRDGEPPRTVE; via the coding sequence ATGCCAGTCCAACCCGATTACGTCAAAAAAGTAGCGACCGTCCTCTTGGAACGATACCCCGAAGCGTTTACCGACGACTTCGACCGGAACAAGGAGAGCGTGACGGCGCTGACGAACGTGGACTCGAAGAGCGTTCGAAACAAGATCGCGGGATACATCACGAGGCGGGATGGGGAGCCACCACGCACCGTCGAGTGA
- the katG gene encoding catalase/peroxidase HPI — MTRQTDRDWWPNQLNVELLDQNARDVSPMDEEFDYGEAFESLDFEEVKSDIEDVMTSSQDWWPADYGHYGPLFIRMAWHSAGTYRTKDGRGGASGGRQRLPPINSWPDNVNLDKARRLLWPVKQKYGRALSWGDLIVLTGNVALESMGFETFGFAGGREDSFEPDEAVDWGPENEWETTSPDRFDEGGDLENPLGNTVMGLIYVNPEGPYGEPDTEGSAHNIRETFDHMAMNDEETVALIAGGHTFGKVHGAADPEEHIGPEPEAAPIDEQGLGWENGYGEGVGTDAITSGIEGPWTSAPVQWDMGYINNLLDYEWEAHKGPGGAWQWRPVDDEAKETVPDAHNSDDSVDPMMLTTDIALKKDPDYREVLERFQDDPSLFQESFAKAWYKLIHRDMGPPTRFLGPEVPDETMLWQDPIPDADYDLIGEDDITALKQEILDSDLSVFELVKTAWASASTFRHSDKRGGANGARIRLEPQKSWEVNEPEQLESVLDTLEGIQEEFNGSQSDGTKVSLADLIVLGGTAAVEQAAADAGYDVDIPFEPGRTDATQEQTDVESFEVLEPDADGFRNYLGSENDRKLEEILIDEAELLSLTAPEMTVLVGGMRTLGANYEDSDLGVFTDEKETLTNDFFVNLLGMDHEWEPVSDDEQVFELRDRETGDVEWEATRFDLIFGSNSRLRAVSEVYGAEDGEEKFVRDFADTWSKVMKLDRFDLE, encoded by the coding sequence ATGACGCGTCAGACCGACCGCGATTGGTGGCCGAACCAATTGAACGTGGAACTCCTCGATCAGAACGCTCGGGACGTCAGCCCGATGGACGAGGAATTCGACTACGGCGAGGCGTTCGAGTCGCTCGACTTCGAGGAAGTGAAGTCGGATATCGAGGACGTGATGACGTCGTCTCAAGACTGGTGGCCAGCGGACTACGGCCACTACGGACCGCTGTTCATCCGGATGGCGTGGCACAGCGCAGGGACGTACCGTACCAAGGACGGCCGCGGCGGTGCGTCCGGCGGACGCCAGCGTCTCCCGCCGATCAATAGCTGGCCGGACAACGTGAACCTCGACAAAGCACGTCGGCTGCTTTGGCCGGTAAAGCAGAAGTACGGCCGCGCGCTCTCGTGGGGGGACCTGATCGTCCTGACCGGGAACGTCGCGCTTGAGTCGATGGGATTCGAGACGTTCGGCTTCGCGGGCGGACGGGAGGATTCGTTCGAGCCGGACGAGGCCGTCGACTGGGGACCGGAGAACGAGTGGGAGACGACGTCCCCCGACCGGTTCGACGAGGGAGGCGACTTGGAGAATCCGCTCGGTAACACCGTGATGGGTCTCATCTACGTGAACCCGGAAGGCCCGTACGGCGAGCCGGACACCGAGGGATCGGCGCACAACATCCGAGAGACGTTCGACCACATGGCGATGAACGACGAGGAGACCGTCGCACTCATCGCTGGCGGGCACACGTTCGGGAAGGTCCACGGCGCGGCCGATCCCGAGGAGCACATTGGCCCCGAGCCGGAAGCGGCCCCCATCGACGAACAGGGCCTCGGATGGGAGAACGGCTACGGCGAAGGCGTAGGGACCGACGCGATTACCAGCGGCATCGAAGGGCCGTGGACCAGCGCACCGGTCCAGTGGGACATGGGTTACATCAACAACCTGCTCGACTACGAGTGGGAAGCCCACAAGGGTCCCGGCGGCGCGTGGCAGTGGCGACCGGTCGACGACGAGGCCAAGGAAACCGTCCCGGACGCTCACAACTCCGACGATTCGGTCGACCCGATGATGCTCACGACCGACATCGCGCTCAAAAAGGACCCGGACTACCGCGAGGTCTTGGAGCGCTTCCAAGACGACCCATCCCTGTTCCAGGAATCCTTCGCGAAGGCGTGGTACAAACTCATCCACCGCGACATGGGCCCGCCGACCCGTTTCCTCGGTCCCGAGGTCCCGGACGAGACGATGCTCTGGCAGGACCCCATCCCCGACGCCGACTACGACCTGATCGGCGAGGACGATATCACCGCTCTCAAACAGGAAATCCTCGACTCGGACCTATCCGTCTTCGAACTGGTCAAAACCGCTTGGGCGTCCGCATCGACGTTCCGCCACAGCGACAAGCGCGGCGGCGCGAACGGCGCGCGTATCCGCCTCGAACCGCAGAAGAGCTGGGAGGTCAATGAACCGGAACAGTTGGAGAGCGTGCTGGACACCCTCGAAGGCATCCAAGAGGAGTTCAACGGCTCGCAGTCCGACGGAACGAAGGTGTCGCTCGCCGACCTGATCGTTCTCGGCGGCACGGCGGCCGTCGAACAGGCGGCGGCCGACGCTGGATACGACGTGGATATCCCGTTCGAACCGGGACGGACGGACGCCACGCAGGAGCAGACCGACGTCGAATCCTTCGAAGTCCTCGAACCGGACGCCGACGGATTCCGCAACTACCTCGGCAGCGAGAACGACCGCAAGCTCGAAGAAATCCTGATCGACGAGGCCGAACTGCTGAGCTTGACCGCTCCCGAGATGACGGTCCTCGTCGGCGGCATGCGAACGCTCGGTGCGAACTACGAGGACAGCGACCTCGGCGTCTTCACCGACGAGAAGGAAACGCTGACCAACGACTTCTTCGTGAACCTGCTCGGCATGGACCACGAGTGGGAACCGGTCTCGGACGACGAACAGGTCTTCGAGCTCCGTGACCGCGAGACGGGTGACGTCGAGTGGGAGGCGACCCGCTTCGACCTCATCTTCGGATCGAACTCCCGACTCCGCGCCGTCTCGGAAGTCTACGGTGCCGAGGACGGCGAGGAGAAGTTCGTGCGTGACTTCGCCGACACGTGGAGCAAAGTGATGAAGCTCGACCGCTTCGACCTCGAGTAA
- a CDS encoding BolA family protein — protein sequence MNADDVAELIEAGLEDADVTVTHPRGVHDEDHLAATVISPAFDGKTLVEQHQMVYDTLGEHMTTDIHALELKTYTPEEYDE from the coding sequence ATGAACGCAGACGATGTCGCGGAACTCATCGAAGCAGGACTGGAAGATGCGGACGTCACGGTCACCCATCCGCGCGGTGTGCACGACGAGGATCACCTCGCTGCGACGGTCATCTCACCGGCGTTCGACGGGAAAACGCTGGTCGAACAGCACCAGATGGTGTACGACACGCTCGGGGAGCACATGACGACGGACATCCACGCGCTCGAACTGAAGACGTACACGCCCGAAGAGTACGACGAGTAA
- the ilvD gene encoding dihydroxy-acid dehydratase — translation MENSTEKDESLRSREVTEGPERAPHRAMFRAMGFDDEDLSSPMVGVANPAADVTPCNVHLNDVAGSAIDGVNAAGGMPIEFGTITVSDAISMGTEGMKASLISREVIADSVELVAFGERMDALVTVAGCDKNLPGMMLAAIRTDLPSVFLYGGSIMPGEHEGREVTVQNVFEGVGAVSHGDMTEEELVELEHDACPGAGSCGGMFTANTMATMSEVLGFAPLGSASPPAESPERYTVAEQAGEIALDAVKNDRKPSDILTRESFENAIAVQVAMGGSTNAVLHLLALAAEAGIELDIDDFDEISRRTPKIANLQPGGTRVMKDLHDIGGIPVILRRLLDADLIHGDTMTVTGRTIEGELDHLGVSGEADVDFLSPVDDPFHEEGAIKILKGNLSPDGSVLKVTGEDKFHHTGPARVFENEEDAMEYVQEGGIESGDVIVIRNEGPRGGPGMREMLGVTAAVVGQGHEDDVALLTDGRFSGATRGPMVGHVAPEARAGGPIAVVEDGDEITVDIPNRELSVDLSDDELDGRLDDWEPKKPQYTSGVLAKYGSAFGSAANGAVTNPGVKRE, via the coding sequence ATGGAAAACAGCACGGAGAAAGACGAGTCGTTACGAAGCCGAGAAGTCACCGAAGGGCCGGAACGCGCCCCGCACCGGGCGATGTTTCGTGCGATGGGGTTCGACGACGAGGACCTCTCCTCGCCGATGGTCGGCGTGGCGAACCCGGCGGCCGACGTGACGCCCTGTAACGTTCACCTGAACGACGTCGCGGGGTCGGCCATCGACGGCGTGAACGCGGCGGGCGGCATGCCGATCGAGTTCGGCACCATCACCGTCTCGGACGCGATTTCGATGGGGACCGAGGGGATGAAGGCCAGCCTCATCTCGCGCGAGGTCATCGCCGACAGCGTGGAACTCGTCGCCTTCGGCGAGCGGATGGACGCCCTCGTCACGGTCGCGGGTTGTGACAAGAACCTCCCCGGCATGATGCTGGCGGCCATCCGAACCGACCTTCCGAGCGTGTTTCTGTACGGCGGTTCCATCATGCCCGGCGAACACGAGGGGCGGGAAGTCACCGTCCAGAACGTCTTCGAGGGCGTCGGTGCGGTCTCCCACGGCGACATGACCGAGGAGGAATTGGTCGAACTCGAACACGACGCCTGTCCCGGCGCGGGGTCTTGCGGCGGGATGTTCACCGCGAACACGATGGCGACCATGAGCGAGGTCCTCGGCTTCGCCCCGCTCGGTTCCGCCAGCCCACCGGCCGAATCACCGGAGCGGTACACGGTCGCCGAACAGGCCGGGGAAATCGCGCTGGACGCGGTGAAGAACGACCGCAAGCCCTCCGACATCCTCACCCGAGAGTCCTTCGAGAACGCCATCGCGGTGCAGGTGGCGATGGGTGGGTCGACCAACGCTGTCCTCCACCTGCTCGCACTCGCGGCGGAGGCCGGTATCGAACTCGACATCGACGACTTCGACGAGATTTCGCGTCGGACGCCCAAAATCGCCAACCTCCAACCCGGCGGCACGCGGGTGATGAAGGACCTCCACGACATCGGTGGTATCCCCGTCATCCTTCGCCGCCTGCTCGACGCCGACCTGATTCACGGGGACACGATGACCGTGACGGGCCGCACCATCGAGGGGGAACTCGACCATCTGGGGGTCTCCGGGGAGGCGGACGTCGACTTCCTCAGTCCGGTGGACGACCCGTTCCACGAGGAGGGAGCCATCAAAATCCTCAAAGGGAATCTCTCGCCCGACGGCTCTGTGCTGAAGGTGACGGGGGAGGACAAGTTCCACCACACCGGCCCGGCCCGCGTCTTCGAGAACGAGGAGGACGCGATGGAGTACGTGCAGGAAGGTGGCATCGAATCGGGAGATGTCATCGTCATCAGGAACGAAGGTCCGCGCGGCGGTCCCGGCATGCGCGAAATGCTCGGCGTGACGGCGGCCGTCGTCGGACAGGGGCACGAGGACGACGTGGCGCTCCTGACGGACGGCCGCTTTTCTGGTGCGACCCGCGGCCCGATGGTCGGTCACGTCGCTCCGGAGGCGCGCGCTGGCGGTCCAATCGCGGTCGTGGAGGACGGCGACGAAATCACCGTCGACATCCCCAACCGCGAACTCTCAGTGGACCTTTCGGACGACGAACTCGACGGGCGATTGGACGATTGGGAACCCAAAAAGCCGCAGTACACCTCCGGGGTGCTGGCGAAATACGGCTCCGCG
- a CDS encoding MFS transporter, translated as MLRGSRPSAVYKYYCYQATVSFGFFSPIFTLFLLYRNLDYTQIALLSTLYSSLTILGEVPTGYVGDRIGWRNSLVVSSICMTCSVLGFVVARSFLALAGLYVLWTLALVFRSGSGDAWLYEFLRDELGTDQFARVRGRGMAVNRAVTVVTTLAGGVLYGFDPELPFLASGILNGAGVLVLLSFPRNEAFVDGDRDALGPLDAVRVVRRRLSKPPLRSFVAYVALFFAATNAVESYVQPIATGTLSIPVEFMGPLYAGFTLVSVGLSYYTGTIADRFGLRATAVFVPLILGASLVAPVFAPILAFPMFFVRTGSNTLLHPLVNQYINDNSETVGRATVLSAASMVYALVRLPLVLVGGVLADAYSPIFTVAVVGGVVLVGLTSIYLWESPVESDAETPSSS; from the coding sequence ATGTTGCGCGGGTCGCGGCCGTCGGCGGTTTACAAATACTACTGCTATCAGGCCACCGTTTCGTTCGGGTTCTTCTCGCCGATCTTCACCCTCTTTCTGCTCTACCGAAACCTCGATTACACACAGATCGCCCTTCTGAGCACGCTCTATTCGTCGTTGACGATCCTCGGTGAGGTTCCGACCGGCTACGTCGGCGACCGAATCGGCTGGCGAAACAGCCTCGTCGTCAGTTCGATCTGCATGACCTGTTCCGTCCTCGGCTTCGTCGTCGCTCGGTCCTTTCTCGCGCTCGCCGGACTGTACGTCCTGTGGACGCTCGCGCTCGTCTTCCGGTCGGGAAGCGGCGATGCGTGGCTCTACGAGTTCCTCCGCGACGAACTCGGGACCGACCAGTTCGCGCGGGTTCGCGGGCGGGGCATGGCGGTCAACCGTGCCGTCACCGTCGTGACGACCCTCGCCGGTGGCGTGCTGTACGGATTCGATCCGGAACTGCCGTTTTTGGCGTCCGGAATCCTGAACGGAGCGGGCGTGCTCGTCCTCCTTTCGTTCCCGCGAAACGAGGCGTTCGTCGATGGCGACCGCGACGCGTTGGGGCCGCTCGATGCGGTTCGCGTCGTCCGTCGTCGTCTCTCGAAACCGCCGCTTCGGTCGTTCGTTGCGTACGTCGCACTGTTTTTCGCCGCGACGAACGCCGTCGAGAGCTACGTGCAACCCATCGCGACCGGAACGCTCTCCATTCCCGTCGAGTTCATGGGGCCGCTGTACGCCGGATTCACGCTCGTCTCCGTCGGACTGAGCTACTACACCGGAACGATAGCGGACCGGTTCGGCCTCCGTGCGACGGCGGTCTTCGTCCCGCTGATTCTCGGCGCCTCCCTGGTCGCACCCGTGTTCGCGCCCATCCTCGCGTTCCCCATGTTCTTCGTCCGAACAGGCTCGAACACGCTCCTTCACCCGCTGGTCAACCAATACATCAACGACAACTCCGAAACCGTCGGGCGCGCAACCGTTCTCTCCGCCGCGTCGATGGTGTACGCGCTGGTCAGGCTTCCGCTCGTTCTCGTCGGCGGCGTTCTCGCCGACGCCTATTCGCCCATCTTCACCGTCGCGGTCGTCGGTGGCGTCGTCCTCGTCGGACTCACGTCGATCTATCTCTGGGAGTCACCTGTCGAGAGCGATGCCGAAACGCCCAGTTCGTCGTAG
- a CDS encoding sulfurtransferase, whose product MSEYATDVLVSADWVEDNIEAFESDDPEYRLVEVNSPEIPDTDFPSRYDDGHIPGAIGMHWDEDLSDETERDILKKEDFEEVVGEYGIGEDSTVVFYGDGWIPNWFATYAYWEFKYYGHEDARVLNGGKDYWVENDYPMTTDSPNHPSVNYTAKGPFESIRAYRDDVEKAMDSGLPLVDVRSPEEFTGEILAPEGQKETAQRGGHVPGASNIPVAEVFEEDGRFKSADELRELYADHDVDGEESVIAYCRVGERSAIEWFALHDLLGFDDVRNYDGSWTEWGNLVRAPIETGEE is encoded by the coding sequence ATGTCAGAGTACGCAACCGACGTTCTCGTTTCGGCGGATTGGGTGGAGGACAACATCGAGGCGTTCGAAAGCGACGACCCCGAGTACCGACTCGTGGAGGTGAACAGCCCCGAGATTCCCGATACCGACTTCCCGTCGCGGTACGACGACGGGCACATCCCCGGGGCTATCGGCATGCATTGGGACGAGGACCTCTCGGACGAAACCGAACGGGATATCCTCAAAAAGGAGGACTTCGAAGAGGTGGTCGGCGAGTACGGAATCGGCGAGGACTCGACCGTCGTGTTCTACGGTGACGGCTGGATTCCGAACTGGTTCGCCACGTACGCCTACTGGGAGTTCAAATATTACGGTCACGAGGACGCCCGCGTGTTGAACGGCGGGAAGGACTACTGGGTCGAGAACGACTACCCGATGACCACGGACTCGCCGAACCATCCGTCAGTGAACTACACCGCCAAAGGACCGTTCGAGAGCATTCGGGCCTACCGGGACGACGTGGAGAAGGCGATGGACTCCGGTCTTCCGCTGGTGGACGTGCGTTCCCCCGAGGAGTTCACCGGTGAAATCCTCGCACCGGAAGGGCAGAAGGAAACCGCACAACGGGGCGGCCACGTCCCCGGTGCGAGTAATATCCCGGTCGCCGAAGTGTTCGAGGAAGACGGCCGGTTCAAGTCCGCCGACGAACTGCGCGAGTTGTACGCCGACCACGACGTGGACGGCGAGGAATCCGTCATCGCCTACTGCCGCGTCGGGGAACGATCCGCCATCGAGTGGTTCGCGCTCCACGACTTGCTCGGGTTCGACGACGTACGCAACTACGACGGGTCGTGGACCGAGTGGGGGAACTTGGTACGCGCACCCATCGAGACCGGCGAGGAGTAG
- a CDS encoding ABC transporter substrate-binding protein: MKATGLAGTAGLAGLSGCSSFMGGGGNKQLLLMHGWSPGDGLSAIKNMYQGFEKEYPDVDSKLKGISGGGNTTLNTVINNRLKKQNPPGSWADWPGKNLLQFQSKDGNILGDIGDSVWSKNKMKKAYAKGPRNAGKPDGTYICVPTNIHRMNNVFYNKKVLKQAGVSPGDLKSPKDLTDAMKKVDKNTDAVGMAQSTKSPWTTLQLWGAVFLGQQGWDGYQKFMDGSIGKEPIANAFKTLADYSKYFSDDAGTIGFKEGNKKVMNGNAAFIQQGDWVAGMYAADDSFEYKKDWDYVAFPGTEGYYAMNMDSWVYPKNTPAPDAAKKWLRYAGTKDAQVRFNSKKGSIPPRTDVSMKKFPEFQSDQYAAFKKSKAQPPSVAHGLAVIPTVQAKLESAVSQNFSSYKASSADKVAQQWKDAISSSSN, encoded by the coding sequence ATGAAAGCAACCGGACTGGCCGGAACTGCCGGTCTGGCTGGTCTCTCCGGCTGTTCGAGTTTCATGGGTGGCGGCGGCAACAAGCAGTTGTTGCTCATGCACGGCTGGAGTCCCGGGGACGGACTCAGTGCTATCAAGAACATGTACCAGGGGTTCGAGAAGGAGTACCCCGATGTCGATTCGAAACTCAAGGGCATCAGCGGCGGCGGAAACACGACCCTGAACACCGTCATCAACAACCGGCTGAAGAAACAGAACCCGCCGGGAAGCTGGGCCGACTGGCCGGGCAAGAACCTGCTCCAGTTCCAGTCGAAGGACGGTAACATCCTCGGTGACATCGGTGACTCCGTCTGGAGCAAGAACAAGATGAAGAAGGCCTACGCGAAAGGGCCGCGTAACGCCGGAAAGCCGGATGGGACGTACATCTGTGTTCCGACGAACATTCACCGGATGAACAACGTCTTCTACAACAAGAAGGTCCTCAAGCAGGCGGGTGTCAGTCCGGGAGACCTCAAGAGTCCGAAAGATCTGACCGACGCGATGAAGAAGGTCGACAAGAACACGGACGCCGTCGGGATGGCGCAATCGACCAAGAGCCCGTGGACGACGCTTCAACTCTGGGGAGCGGTGTTCCTCGGCCAGCAGGGCTGGGACGGCTACCAGAAGTTCATGGACGGCTCCATCGGCAAGGAACCCATCGCCAACGCGTTCAAGACGCTCGCTGACTACAGCAAGTACTTCTCGGACGACGCGGGCACCATCGGCTTCAAAGAAGGCAACAAGAAAGTGATGAACGGAAACGCGGCGTTCATCCAGCAGGGTGACTGGGTGGCTGGCATGTACGCCGCCGACGACAGTTTCGAGTACAAGAAGGACTGGGACTACGTCGCATTCCCCGGTACCGAGGGCTACTACGCGATGAACATGGACTCGTGGGTGTACCCGAAGAACACGCCCGCACCTGATGCCGCCAAGAAGTGGCTCCGATACGCCGGAACCAAGGACGCACAGGTCCGGTTCAACTCGAAGAAAGGCTCGATTCCGCCACGAACCGACGTGTCGATGAAGAAGTTCCCCGAGTTCCAGTCCGACCAATACGCGGCCTTCAAGAAATCGAAGGCACAGCCGCCGTCGGTCGCACACGGCCTCGCGGTCATCCCGACCGTTCAGGCGAAGCTCGAAAGCGCCGTTTCGCAGAACTTCTCGTCGTACAAGGCTTCGTCGGCGGACAAAGTCGCGCAGCAGTGGAAGGACGCGATTTCGTCCTCGTCGAACTGA
- a CDS encoding carbohydrate ABC transporter permease — protein sequence MIEQLRDTYRKLTGNTDDLRTDGGTATERTSSRFDMGPDFLRSLPFWLPPFLVMGFFVYGAIGWNFLVSLTDYNSFVPPTYSHLDFEMYTRAFSDPTFIAATKNTFVLLVVFTVFCLLVGLGLAILIDQKIRFENTFRTIYLLPMSLSFVVTAQFWLWMYNYSDGPINVIIRGIGIQNPPHWISDPSIVLGSVILALVWQFSGYAMVVYLAGLRAIPNDHFEAARVDGASTYRLYRRVVIPQLKGATISASVVLMVFGLKAFDFLYSLTGSYYPPKGSDILATMMVRQAFGSPNNTAYAAAIGIMLFLLALVVIAPYLTYQYKRGEL from the coding sequence ATGATAGAACAATTGAGAGACACATACCGAAAACTGACCGGGAATACCGACGACCTCCGGACGGACGGCGGAACCGCGACGGAGCGCACGTCCAGTCGGTTCGACATGGGTCCGGATTTCCTCAGGTCGCTCCCGTTTTGGCTACCGCCGTTTCTGGTGATGGGCTTTTTCGTTTACGGAGCGATCGGCTGGAATTTCCTCGTCTCGTTGACCGATTACAACAGTTTCGTCCCGCCGACTTACTCGCATCTCGACTTCGAGATGTACACGCGTGCGTTCAGCGACCCGACGTTCATCGCAGCTACGAAGAACACGTTCGTGTTACTCGTCGTGTTCACCGTCTTCTGCCTACTCGTCGGGCTCGGGCTGGCGATACTCATCGACCAGAAGATACGGTTCGAGAACACGTTCCGAACCATCTATCTGCTCCCGATGAGCCTCTCGTTCGTCGTCACCGCACAGTTCTGGCTCTGGATGTACAACTACAGCGACGGACCGATCAACGTCATCATACGCGGGATCGGAATCCAGAACCCACCGCACTGGATCAGCGACCCGAGTATCGTTCTCGGTTCGGTGATTTTGGCGCTCGTCTGGCAGTTCAGCGGCTACGCGATGGTCGTCTATCTCGCCGGACTGCGCGCGATTCCGAACGATCACTTCGAGGCCGCACGGGTCGACGGTGCATCGACGTATCGGCTGTATCGACGGGTCGTGATCCCACAACTGAAAGGCGCAACGATCAGCGCCTCGGTCGTTCTGATGGTGTTCGGGCTGAAGGCGTTCGACTTCCTCTACTCGCTGACCGGGTCGTACTACCCGCCGAAGGGGTCGGACATTCTGGCGACGATGATGGTGCGACAGGCGTTCGGTTCGCCGAACAACACGGCGTACGCGGCGGCTATCGGCATCATGCTGTTCCTGCTCGCGCTCGTCGTCATCGCGCCGTATCTCACGTACCAGTACAAACGAGGTGAGCTATAA